The genomic window CACGGCCGATGCGACGGATCAGGAGATCAAGGCGCTGCATCGCAGCCTTCGCGATCTATCGGCGAACACCGGCAAGCCATTTGATGAAGTGGCAGAGGGCCTTAATCAGCTTGTGACTGGCGGCCTCGATTTACCGCAGGCGATGCCCGCCATGCCGGCGATCGTGCGCACGGCGCAGGCCGCCGGCGCCGAGGTGCGCGATATCGCGCAATCCTCGCTGGCCTTGTCGCAAGCGCTCGGCATCGCTGCCGATCGCATGCAGGATGCTTTCGATATCATGGTCGAGGGCGGCAAGGCTGGCAAATTTGAGTTGAAGGACATGGCCCGCTATTTCCCGTCCATCGCGCCGGCCGCCGCTGCCGTTGGCATGAAGGGTGAGGAAGGACTCAAGCGCATCGTCGCGCTGTTACAGGTAATCCGCAACGGCACCGGCACCGTCGAGGAGGCAGCCTCCTCCGTTTCCAACATCTTCGCGAAGATGGAGAGCGAGGAGACGGCGAAGCGGTTCCAGAAATTCGGAATCGACCTGCGCGCGGAGATGAAGAAAGGGCGCAAGGAAGGACGCGATCTATTGGAGGTTTTCACCGATCTGACCAGCCGCGCACTCGGAGGCGATCTGTCGAAAATCCCGCAATTGTTCTCCGATATGGAATTCGCGCGTGGCATGCGTGCGCTCTTGTCCTATCGGGACATGCTCGGCGAGGTGCTGTCGCGACTCGAAAAGGCCAAGGGTGCAACCGGGCGGGATTTCGATCGCGTCATGACGCGAAGCCAGATTTCTATCAATCGGCTTTCGGAGTCATGGGATCGCGCAACGGAATCGTTCGGGCGTCTGATCGATGTGATCGGCGGCTCCAAAGGACTGCAGACGCTCGCGGGGCTGCTGGAAAATTTGGCCGCCGCGCAGGAAAAGAGCCGCGAGAACGCGCCGAAAAGTTTGGATGAATTTCGCCAACGCTACCTCGACAAGCAGGACAGCGATCGCCTCGCCGCACTGGATCGCGAGATTACCGCCGCCGGCGATGATCTCACCGGAGCCGAGGCGATTGCAAAACAGCGCCGTGAGCGCGGGCAACCGCCACTGCTCGCCGGCCACACCGACGCGCGCAAAAGGCTTGAGCGATTGCGCACCG from Pseudorhodoplanes sp. includes these protein-coding regions:
- a CDS encoding phage tail tape measure protein, encoding MAVRVMEASAVISAHDRTGNTFQRIAAKMKALESGAAALGRRSAMIDRATAATERGSTVIAGAASRLLAPAALGYAATRAFRRYAETEMAITRIGITADATDQEIKALHRSLRDLSANTGKPFDEVAEGLNQLVTGGLDLPQAMPAMPAIVRTAQAAGAEVRDIAQSSLALSQALGIAADRMQDAFDIMVEGGKAGKFELKDMARYFPSIAPAAAAVGMKGEEGLKRIVALLQVIRNGTGTVEEAASSVSNIFAKMESEETAKRFQKFGIDLRAEMKKGRKEGRDLLEVFTDLTSRALGGDLSKIPQLFSDMEFARGMRALLSYRDMLGEVLSRLEKAKGATGRDFDRVMTRSQISINRLSESWDRATESFGRLIDVIGGSKGLQTLAGLLENLAAAQEKSRENAPKSLDEFRQRYLDKQDSDRLAALDREITAAGDDLTGAEAIAKQRRERGQPPLLAGHTDARKRLERLRTERELLRLNMAARNLPWPETAPVIDPDLRQVPMPVPSPRRAASALATRQVPLPVPSPRRTTSFPAYGSIDDLVTVIRSEKSAPVEATLKGGADVNVKVTVEPSPDFFTRVRSIVSSVFGNIRINGGRSETGSTGSTGVTMPEAGSP